One region of Pseudomonas sp. B21-040 genomic DNA includes:
- a CDS encoding alpha/beta hydrolase, with translation MKNNEEQEKDPERYAIGMPRVLRAHQPDREARAFLRLANLSMGLRAAEDYSLHRLRQGWRLTALALGRRPRVESVTEQLIDGPGGAIALRIFKPEDDGQPKPAFMWFFGGGFIIGDLDTADGICRSITLGANCIVIAVRYRLAPEHDLSAGRADALAALEWMASNGAGLGIDTTRLAIGGDSAGGNLCAAVAQESLRRGGPELSLQVLVYPATELIERFPSYAQNAFGRTMLTDHAMQWIERTLAPSFATLDLFDPWYSPRRNPDMRGLAPAVLVSAGFDPIRDDGLDYAARLRAADVPVQLLHYRGQFHGFLNFDSVNCASRDALHRIGDALTNVFAQQPAANRTIEIADRGRRKPSRLRTTADEVATSTLTTWVVTERWGIALLRLLSPKAVSVCRLLIRPWLLPTVMMRRKAISGLDRLAARQTYPSEKNCTVNP, from the coding sequence ATGAAAAATAACGAAGAGCAAGAAAAGGACCCTGAGCGATACGCTATCGGCATGCCTCGCGTGTTGCGCGCGCACCAACCCGATCGTGAGGCGCGAGCCTTTCTGCGTCTGGCTAACCTTTCCATGGGCCTGCGTGCTGCGGAAGACTACTCGCTACACAGATTGCGCCAGGGCTGGCGATTGACGGCTCTGGCACTGGGGCGCCGCCCTCGGGTTGAGTCGGTGACCGAGCAACTGATTGACGGTCCGGGCGGCGCCATCGCCTTGCGTATCTTCAAACCTGAAGATGACGGGCAACCAAAGCCCGCGTTCATGTGGTTTTTCGGTGGCGGCTTCATCATCGGAGATCTGGACACCGCAGATGGCATCTGCCGCAGCATCACGCTGGGTGCCAACTGCATCGTCATTGCAGTACGCTATCGCCTGGCGCCTGAGCACGACTTGTCCGCCGGCCGGGCAGATGCGCTTGCGGCACTGGAATGGATGGCAAGCAATGGCGCAGGGTTGGGCATCGATACTACTCGCCTGGCGATTGGCGGTGATTCGGCGGGTGGCAATCTCTGTGCTGCCGTCGCCCAGGAAAGCCTGCGTCGCGGCGGCCCGGAGTTGAGCCTGCAAGTGCTGGTTTACCCGGCAACCGAACTGATTGAACGATTCCCTTCTTATGCGCAGAACGCATTCGGTCGAACCATGCTGACCGATCATGCTATGCAATGGATCGAGCGGACCCTGGCCCCTTCGTTCGCCACGCTGGATCTTTTCGACCCTTGGTATTCGCCACGCCGCAACCCGGACATGCGTGGTCTGGCGCCGGCAGTCCTTGTCAGTGCCGGTTTTGATCCGATTCGCGATGATGGCCTGGACTATGCCGCCCGCCTGCGCGCAGCCGACGTGCCGGTACAGCTGTTGCACTACCGGGGTCAGTTCCATGGGTTTCTCAACTTTGATTCGGTCAATTGCGCGAGTCGCGACGCGCTGCACCGTATCGGCGATGCATTAACCAACGTTTTCGCCCAACAGCCGGCGGCGAATAGGACAATCGAGATTGCCGACCGAGGACGACGCAAGCCTTCGCGCCTGCGCACCACCGCCGATGAAGTGGCCACCTCGACCCTGACCACCTGGGTTGTCACCGAGCGTTGGGGGATTGCCCTGTTGCGGTTGCTGTCGCCAAAGGCTGTCAGTGTCTGCCGCCTGTTGATCAGGCCCTGGTTGTTGCCCACCGTAATGATGCGGCGCAAAGCCATTTCCGGCCTTGACCGGCTGGCCGCACGCCAAACCTACCCGAGCGAGAAAAACTGCACTGTGAATCCTTGA
- a CDS encoding alpha/beta fold hydrolase, with product MMVQRGLKYLEYLGTPPPAVGLSPKTLLHRRGTLRLYHYHATSDEIYRVPLLFVMATTSKAAIFDLTKGQSMIEFLLVRGYDVYVMDWNAPSPEESHLKLEHYVLDFIPDCIRRVQQDCGVDDVTLVGYCMGGVLSTLYAALHPKSPLKNLVCFTTPIDWTKMPLAKQRHFNAERLIDATGLVPSQTIVKAIELHRPAGRIAGRARLWDNMWNDDYVRCYRMMARFSDETLPLPGEYFRQIHRELGQRNALYEGRLRIGGQAVELKNIRVSLLHVIAQYDSLVPPECAQPLVAGVSSRDKEEVMLPGGHVSLVAGPAAVKRMWPKLDQWLGERSV from the coding sequence ATGATGGTCCAGCGTGGCCTCAAGTACCTGGAGTATCTCGGCACGCCGCCGCCAGCAGTTGGCTTGTCGCCCAAGACGCTGCTGCATCGTCGTGGCACCTTGCGCCTGTACCACTATCATGCAACCAGCGACGAGATCTACCGGGTCCCCTTGTTGTTCGTCATGGCGACGACCAGCAAGGCGGCCATCTTCGATTTGACCAAGGGCCAGAGCATGATCGAGTTTCTCCTGGTACGCGGTTACGATGTGTATGTCATGGACTGGAATGCGCCGAGCCCGGAAGAGTCCCACCTTAAGCTGGAGCACTACGTGCTCGACTTCATTCCTGATTGCATCCGGCGGGTGCAGCAGGATTGCGGCGTGGACGACGTGACGCTGGTCGGCTACTGCATGGGAGGTGTCCTTTCGACGCTTTATGCAGCCCTGCATCCCAAGAGCCCGCTGAAGAATCTGGTGTGTTTCACCACGCCCATTGACTGGACAAAAATGCCATTGGCCAAGCAACGTCACTTCAACGCCGAGCGCTTGATCGATGCAACGGGCCTGGTACCGTCGCAGACCATCGTGAAGGCCATTGAACTGCATCGTCCCGCCGGCCGTATCGCCGGTCGTGCCCGGCTCTGGGACAACATGTGGAACGACGACTACGTCCGGTGCTACCGAATGATGGCGCGATTCAGTGACGAGACCTTGCCACTTCCCGGCGAGTATTTCCGTCAGATTCATCGGGAATTGGGGCAGAGAAATGCGCTGTATGAAGGGCGCTTGCGGATTGGTGGGCAAGCGGTCGAGTTGAAGAACATCCGGGTCTCGCTGCTGCACGTCATCGCACAATATGACTCTCTGGTACCACCGGAGTGCGCACAGCCTTTGGTGGCAGGTGTGAGCTCGCGGGACAAGGAAGAGGTAATGCTGCCGGGTGGCCATGTCAGCCTCGTGGCCGGGCCGGCAGCGGTCAAGCGAATGTGGCCCAAGCTCGATCAGTGGTTGGGGGAGAGATCGGTCTGA
- a CDS encoding CaiB/BaiF CoA-transferase family protein, producing the protein MPGPLAGVKVVEMNAIGPAPFAAMMLADMGAEVIRVDRQVSGFLNADGSLLGRGRRSIAIDPRKPGATDVLLKLIDGADVLIEGFRPGVMERLGLGPEICLERNRKLIYGRMTGWGQSGPLAHAAGHDINYIALSGVLNAMGHADRPPTPPLHLVGDMGGGAMFLVTGILAGLFEAQKSGLGQVVDAAICDGATLLGSMYYDWRHQGQWDDQRQNNMLDGAAPFYGCYTCADGKFVSIGAIEPQFYQLLLELCGIDDPDFEQQWHKRDWPLLRQKLKTLFLSRTRDAWTRLLEGTDACFAPVLDFSEAITHPHNRARGLFMETNGVMHPAPAPRMSRTPVEAGGVVKNGEHTLQILEQLGLDVGQIDELRNVGAIV; encoded by the coding sequence ATGCCCGGACCTTTGGCTGGTGTGAAAGTAGTTGAAATGAATGCGATCGGCCCCGCGCCGTTTGCCGCCATGATGCTGGCAGACATGGGCGCCGAGGTCATTCGCGTTGACCGTCAGGTGTCCGGATTTCTCAATGCTGATGGCAGTCTTCTAGGGCGCGGGCGTCGCAGCATTGCGATCGACCCACGCAAGCCTGGCGCCACTGACGTGCTGTTGAAACTCATCGACGGTGCCGACGTGCTGATCGAAGGTTTCCGGCCGGGTGTCATGGAACGCCTTGGCCTGGGGCCGGAAATCTGTCTTGAGCGCAATCGCAAATTGATTTATGGGCGCATGACCGGTTGGGGCCAGAGCGGGCCGTTGGCCCACGCGGCGGGGCATGACATCAATTACATCGCGCTGTCGGGTGTGCTGAATGCCATGGGCCATGCCGACCGGCCACCGACCCCACCGCTGCACCTAGTGGGTGACATGGGCGGTGGCGCGATGTTTCTGGTGACCGGCATTCTGGCGGGGCTGTTCGAGGCGCAGAAGTCGGGCCTGGGGCAGGTGGTGGATGCCGCCATCTGCGACGGCGCCACGTTGCTTGGCAGCATGTATTACGACTGGCGCCATCAGGGCCAGTGGGACGACCAGCGCCAGAACAATATGCTCGATGGCGCGGCACCGTTTTATGGTTGCTACACCTGCGCCGACGGCAAGTTCGTGTCCATTGGCGCTATCGAACCGCAGTTCTATCAACTGCTGCTGGAGTTGTGTGGCATCGACGATCCGGACTTCGAGCAGCAATGGCACAAGCGGGATTGGCCGCTGCTGCGCCAGAAGCTGAAGACGTTGTTCCTGAGCCGTACCCGCGATGCCTGGACCCGCTTACTGGAAGGCACCGATGCCTGCTTTGCCCCCGTGCTGGATTTCAGCGAAGCCATTACCCATCCGCACAACCGCGCTCGCGGCCTGTTCATGGAAACCAACGGTGTGATGCACCCGGCGCCGGCACCGCGCATGAGCCGTACTCCCGTGGAGGCGGGCGGGGTTGTGAAAAACGGCGAGCACACCCTGCAGATCCTTGAGCAGTTGGGGCTGGACGTTGGGCAGATCGACGAACTGCGCAACGTCGGCGCTATTGTTTGA
- a CDS encoding acyl-CoA dehydrogenase family protein yields the protein MDIQFTPAEQAFREEVRQFLREKLPADIAARGRHGKRFNKEDQVTWMRLLNERGWLAASWPAEFGGTGWGAVEKHIFDEECAAFGAPWVMPFGVNMVAPVIIKFGTPEQQARFLPRILTTEDWWCQGYSEPGAGSDLAAVKTRAVREGDHYVVNGQKTWTTLAHYADWIFCLVRTDPEAQQQRGISFLLIDMKTPGITVRPIITLDGEHEVNEVFFDNVRVPVENLVGEENKGWTCAKYLLTHERTSIAGIGQAKQMLGRLKHIASQEQRDGQPLIDDIQLRMQIVELEIQLMAIEMSNLRIVAAAQDGGVPGTESSFLKIKGSEIRQAITYLMSKVLGPYALPFLEDELGYAQQPDLYRDYSASPASQYLDMRKTSVYGGSNEIQKNIIAKMILEL from the coding sequence GTGGACATCCAATTCACCCCTGCCGAACAAGCCTTCCGTGAGGAAGTCCGCCAGTTTTTGCGTGAAAAACTGCCGGCCGACATCGCCGCACGCGGTCGCCATGGCAAGCGTTTCAATAAAGAAGATCAGGTCACCTGGATGCGCCTGCTCAACGAGCGGGGATGGCTGGCAGCAAGTTGGCCCGCGGAGTTCGGAGGCACCGGTTGGGGTGCGGTGGAGAAACACATTTTCGACGAAGAGTGTGCTGCTTTTGGCGCGCCATGGGTCATGCCGTTTGGCGTGAACATGGTGGCCCCGGTGATCATCAAGTTTGGTACGCCTGAACAGCAGGCGCGTTTCTTGCCCCGCATTCTCACCACTGAAGACTGGTGGTGCCAGGGTTATTCCGAGCCCGGCGCCGGTTCTGACCTGGCCGCAGTAAAAACGCGCGCCGTACGCGAGGGCGACCACTATGTGGTCAATGGCCAGAAAACCTGGACGACCTTGGCGCACTACGCCGATTGGATCTTCTGCCTGGTCCGCACCGACCCCGAGGCGCAACAACAGCGCGGCATCAGCTTCCTATTGATCGACATGAAAACCCCCGGCATCACCGTGCGCCCGATCATCACCCTCGACGGTGAACACGAAGTCAACGAAGTGTTCTTCGACAACGTGCGCGTACCGGTCGAAAACTTGGTCGGCGAGGAGAACAAGGGCTGGACGTGCGCCAAGTACCTGCTCACCCACGAGCGCACCAGCATTGCCGGCATCGGTCAGGCTAAGCAGATGCTGGGCCGCCTCAAGCATATCGCCAGTCAGGAGCAGCGAGACGGCCAACCGTTGATCGATGATATCCAGTTGCGCATGCAAATCGTCGAGTTGGAGATTCAGCTGATGGCGATCGAAATGAGCAACCTGCGCATTGTCGCCGCAGCCCAGGACGGCGGGGTGCCGGGCACTGAAAGTTCGTTCCTGAAGATCAAGGGCAGTGAAATCCGCCAGGCCATCACCTACCTGATGAGTAAGGTGCTGGGGCCGTATGCCTTGCCCTTTCTTGAAGATGAGCTGGGTTATGCCCAACAGCCGGACCTGTACCGAGACTACAGCGCTTCACCAGCCAGTCAGTACCTCGATATGCGAAAGACTTCGGTCTATGGCGGTTCCAATGAAATCCAGAAAAACATCATCGCCAAGATGATTCTAGAGCTGTAA
- a CDS encoding acyl-CoA dehydrogenase family protein, whose protein sequence is MDFKLSDEQQMLQDTAARLVRDNYAFEAREKFAESELGYSVAFWQQLSELGLTAVPFAEAFGGFDGGGVEILLIMTELGRGLCLEPYLQSVIFAGGLLTQLGSDEQCNELLPAVAGGHLQMAVAVDEPTSHYQLHDVRTTAKAVDGGWMLNGRKSVVVAGHSAGLILVSARTAGSDRDETGISLFLLDPRAPGVKRRDYPTMGGTKACELYLEDVFVSSASMLGEPAQALAALRYQQGRAIAAQCAEAVGSMEAVCDLTLEYLKTRQQFGQAIGRFQALQHRMVDMRIELDQATSMAILAACAADAPDSDERSRTLAAAKVLIVRAGRFIAEQGIQLHGGIGLTWEYVLSHHAKHLLMLSHQFGNDDHHLMTYSRLLQV, encoded by the coding sequence ATGGACTTCAAACTTTCCGATGAGCAGCAAATGCTGCAGGACACCGCAGCCCGTCTGGTGCGTGACAATTATGCGTTCGAAGCGCGTGAAAAGTTCGCCGAGAGCGAGTTGGGCTACAGCGTTGCCTTCTGGCAGCAACTGAGCGAACTGGGGCTGACCGCGGTGCCATTTGCCGAGGCCTTCGGTGGCTTTGATGGTGGCGGCGTAGAGATCCTACTGATCATGACCGAGTTGGGGCGTGGCCTGTGCCTTGAACCCTACTTGCAATCGGTGATTTTTGCCGGTGGCTTGTTGACGCAACTTGGCAGTGACGAACAATGTAACGAATTGCTGCCCGCTGTTGCCGGTGGGCATTTGCAAATGGCTGTGGCCGTCGACGAGCCGACCAGCCATTACCAATTGCACGACGTGCGCACCACTGCCAAAGCCGTCGACGGCGGCTGGATGCTCAACGGACGTAAATCCGTGGTGGTTGCCGGGCACAGTGCGGGGTTGATCCTGGTTTCTGCGCGTACTGCCGGCAGCGATCGCGATGAAACCGGCATCAGTCTGTTTTTGCTCGATCCACGGGCACCGGGCGTCAAGCGCCGCGACTATCCGACCATGGGTGGCACCAAGGCGTGCGAGCTCTACCTGGAAGATGTTTTCGTCAGTAGCGCCAGTATGCTCGGTGAACCTGCCCAGGCCCTGGCGGCGCTGCGCTACCAGCAAGGCCGCGCCATTGCGGCACAATGTGCCGAAGCGGTGGGGAGCATGGAAGCGGTGTGCGACCTGACCCTGGAATACCTCAAGACCCGCCAGCAGTTCGGCCAGGCGATCGGCCGTTTCCAGGCGCTGCAACACCGAATGGTGGACATGCGCATCGAACTGGATCAGGCCACCTCCATGGCCATTCTCGCCGCTTGCGCAGCCGATGCGCCGGACAGCGATGAGCGCAGCCGCACATTGGCCGCGGCCAAGGTGCTGATCGTGCGTGCCGGGCGATTTATCGCTGAGCAAGGCATTCAGCTGCACGGCGGCATCGGGCTAACCTGGGAATATGTGCTATCGCATCACGCCAAGCACCTGCTGATGCTTAGCCATCAGTTCGGCAATGACGACCACCACCTCATGACCTATAGCCGGCTGCTGCAGGTCTAG
- a CDS encoding MBL fold metallo-hydrolase, which produces MSRSISTLTGLGRRLDGGIVFGHTPRVQWADWMKPDHNNTVELGARVLLVQEPGKNVLVMAGADSLLVPPPRTCRCQPRMPGLLECLAQRGLSENDIDAVVMTHVQARLCREISELIKDGEMPRLLFPRARYVCGESHWHRARHPHPRDRELFVSPLVHGLESSGRLILVNANRCEWLGKGWSFHTSDGFTPGQLLPEIQLPGGPVVFCGDLIPGTHWLDLKVTSGLDRSAERVIDEKEHLLDHLVADGGRLFFARDPEVAMVKVMRDRRSRYIPFDHYSTLNRFDG; this is translated from the coding sequence TTGAGCCGTAGCATTTCCACGTTGACGGGCCTAGGACGCAGGCTCGATGGCGGCATCGTGTTCGGGCATACGCCGCGCGTGCAATGGGCCGACTGGATGAAGCCCGACCACAACAACACGGTAGAGCTGGGTGCGCGCGTGCTCTTGGTACAAGAGCCAGGCAAAAACGTCCTGGTCATGGCGGGTGCCGATAGTTTGCTGGTGCCCCCACCACGCACCTGTCGTTGTCAGCCGCGAATGCCGGGTTTGTTGGAATGTCTGGCGCAGCGAGGTCTGAGCGAAAACGACATAGACGCGGTGGTCATGACCCATGTACAAGCGCGTCTGTGCCGCGAAATCAGCGAGCTGATCAAGGACGGCGAGATGCCTCGTCTGTTGTTCCCGCGAGCGCGCTATGTGTGTGGTGAAAGCCATTGGCATCGCGCACGTCACCCGCACCCGCGGGATCGGGAGTTGTTCGTGTCACCCCTGGTGCATGGTCTTGAGAGCAGTGGGCGATTGATCCTGGTGAATGCCAACCGATGTGAATGGCTCGGCAAGGGCTGGAGTTTTCACACGAGTGATGGTTTTACCCCGGGCCAGTTGTTGCCAGAAATCCAGTTGCCAGGCGGGCCGGTGGTTTTTTGCGGCGACCTGATTCCGGGGACGCATTGGCTGGATCTTAAAGTGACCAGCGGCCTGGATCGCAGCGCTGAACGTGTGATCGACGAGAAGGAGCATCTGCTCGATCACCTGGTCGCCGACGGCGGGCGCCTGTTCTTTGCCCGCGACCCGGAGGTGGCGATGGTCAAGGTCATGCGCGACCGCAGATCACGCTACATACCGTTTGATCACTACAGCACGTTGAACCGTTTCGACGGATGA
- a CDS encoding LuxR C-terminal-related transcriptional regulator, which translates to MPPTSPPITTRFSPPRISSHAVLREILLVRLQAARDCRLTLINGSAGFGKTTLMAQWRQSLIKDGNSVVWLSLGQEDGALESFCANLICTLQHAGVPLENDLLLLIERESLDGLLALASVMINTLARVSTSLYLMIDDFHFAADQRISRLVQILVDGAPAQLHIVLASRQSTPLKLGRLRAMAELCEINATDLGFNFSESLAFLKTYLDEAIDMELAHSIHDSTDGWPIGLQLMSISLKTNPRKNAKIHQLLPGNTDLRDYLTEDVVDGLPTEIIRFLEQISILRRFNARVAAHVSQTPTAAELIASIEAHNLFILPVDMESEQQWYRLHPLFAEFLQQRLIASNTDLPPLHLRAAQWFEQAGLVNEATRHAVLSENLEELVRLLERKQPSYHSFSHLGQFMRWLDCVPLEQLTQHPKVLLQGAWGCVLTMLTSKAENWIEVLEKSPQARDTWGSHIDLVRAAIALQQDDLARCNELVQGLQDRAFAHPFNERMRVCLYINCLVYLGQPQQAWEFLNGPECAALRTSHDELALMIIATIAHGVLLCGGVLQASRQLIDVLLQAENIHGRRSVSACTCAVAVAEAHYEMDRIDDARDVLSNRLDLLRFAPPLVTITAMLCVARLNCLRESPASALTYLTKMERELRARGFDRALAHNMAEQVRILLANGDWRQCETQRAGLDALTHRHSSDTPVAHEIAALAALSRARICLARQEPDRAIAALEIMDQFATRYSRGKRRIQSRLLRAIALNDQGHLAESSALLREVVGESYRFGLVRTLLDEGASLLALLVDLDLQDDPVLDSYRSRLASVPLNCASTGATSARALKNSAIGESSLFTKRELEIIALLEQSMPNKRIAQTLNLSQETIKWNFKNIYTKLGVSSRYEALTVLRHRAEQ; encoded by the coding sequence ATGCCTCCGACTTCCCCGCCGATCACCACCCGCTTTTCGCCGCCACGCATCAGTAGCCACGCGGTGTTACGGGAAATATTGCTGGTGCGCCTGCAAGCTGCCCGCGATTGCCGCCTGACCCTGATCAATGGCAGCGCGGGCTTTGGCAAGACCACACTGATGGCGCAATGGCGTCAAAGCCTGATCAAGGACGGCAACAGCGTTGTCTGGTTGTCGCTGGGCCAGGAGGATGGCGCGCTTGAGTCTTTCTGTGCCAACCTCATTTGCACCCTCCAGCACGCTGGCGTGCCCCTTGAGAATGACTTGTTGCTGCTGATTGAGCGAGAGTCGCTGGACGGCTTGCTGGCCTTGGCTTCGGTAATGATCAACACCTTGGCGCGGGTCAGCACTTCACTGTATTTAATGATTGATGACTTCCATTTCGCCGCCGATCAACGCATTTCACGACTGGTTCAGATACTGGTGGATGGCGCCCCGGCCCAGCTTCACATCGTGCTCGCCTCGCGCCAAAGCACCCCTCTGAAACTCGGCAGGCTACGTGCGATGGCCGAGCTCTGTGAAATCAACGCGACCGACCTGGGTTTCAATTTCAGCGAGTCCCTGGCCTTCCTCAAGACCTATCTGGACGAGGCCATTGACATGGAGCTGGCGCACTCCATTCACGACAGCACCGACGGCTGGCCGATCGGCCTCCAATTGATGTCCATCTCACTGAAGACCAATCCCCGAAAAAACGCGAAGATCCATCAACTGCTGCCGGGCAATACCGATCTGAGGGACTATCTGACCGAAGACGTGGTGGACGGTTTGCCGACCGAGATCATCAGGTTTCTGGAGCAGATATCGATACTACGACGCTTCAATGCGCGGGTCGCTGCGCATGTCAGCCAGACGCCGACAGCGGCCGAGCTGATAGCCAGCATCGAGGCCCACAACCTGTTTATCCTGCCGGTGGACATGGAGAGCGAACAGCAGTGGTATCGGTTGCATCCCCTCTTCGCAGAATTCCTGCAACAACGCTTGATCGCATCGAACACCGACTTGCCCCCACTGCACCTGCGCGCCGCGCAGTGGTTCGAACAGGCGGGGCTGGTGAACGAAGCGACGCGCCATGCCGTGCTCAGTGAAAACCTCGAGGAGCTGGTAAGGCTGCTGGAACGAAAACAGCCGTCGTACCATAGCTTCAGTCATCTGGGCCAGTTCATGCGCTGGCTCGATTGTGTTCCGCTGGAACAGCTGACGCAGCATCCCAAAGTACTCTTGCAAGGCGCCTGGGGCTGCGTGCTGACGATGCTCACCAGCAAGGCGGAAAACTGGATCGAAGTCCTCGAAAAAAGCCCACAGGCCCGTGACACCTGGGGTTCGCACATCGATCTGGTCAGGGCGGCGATCGCGCTGCAACAGGACGACCTCGCACGCTGCAACGAGCTTGTTCAGGGCTTGCAAGATCGCGCCTTTGCGCACCCGTTCAATGAGCGCATGCGCGTTTGCCTGTACATTAACTGCCTGGTCTACCTCGGGCAGCCGCAACAGGCCTGGGAGTTTCTTAACGGTCCTGAATGCGCAGCGCTTCGCACCAGCCATGACGAGCTGGCACTGATGATTATCGCCACCATCGCCCATGGCGTTTTGCTTTGCGGGGGGGTGCTCCAAGCCTCTCGGCAACTCATTGATGTCCTGCTCCAGGCGGAGAACATCCACGGCCGCCGCTCGGTCAGCGCATGCACCTGCGCGGTCGCGGTCGCCGAAGCCCATTACGAAATGGACCGCATCGACGATGCGCGCGACGTCTTGAGCAATCGGCTCGATCTTCTGCGATTTGCCCCACCCTTGGTGACCATCACTGCGATGCTCTGCGTCGCACGCCTCAACTGCCTGCGGGAATCGCCTGCCAGTGCGCTGACTTACCTGACCAAAATGGAAAGGGAATTGCGCGCTCGAGGCTTCGATCGCGCACTCGCCCATAACATGGCTGAACAGGTACGCATTCTTCTGGCTAATGGCGATTGGCGGCAGTGCGAAACCCAAAGAGCGGGCCTCGACGCACTGACCCATCGCCACTCAAGCGATACGCCAGTCGCGCATGAAATCGCCGCACTGGCGGCGCTGTCACGCGCGCGTATTTGCCTGGCGAGGCAAGAACCGGATCGCGCCATCGCCGCCCTGGAGATCATGGATCAGTTCGCCACGCGCTACAGCCGAGGCAAACGCAGAATCCAGTCGCGCTTGCTGCGTGCCATTGCGCTGAATGACCAGGGCCACCTGGCGGAATCCAGCGCGTTATTGCGTGAAGTCGTCGGAGAAAGTTATCGCTTCGGCCTGGTCCGTACGCTGCTGGATGAAGGTGCCTCGCTGCTGGCCCTGCTGGTTGATCTGGACTTGCAGGACGATCCGGTGCTGGACAGCTACCGCAGTCGATTGGCCTCCGTGCCATTGAACTGCGCGAGTACGGGCGCAACATCGGCCCGCGCACTGAAGAATTCGGCGATCGGCGAGTCTTCGTTGTTTACCAAACGGGAGTTGGAAATCATTGCCCTGCTTGAACAGTCGATGCCCAACAAGCGCATCGCCCAAACCCTGAACCTCAGTCAGGAAACCATCAAGTGGAACTTCAAGAATATCTACACCAAGCTGGGTGTTTCGTCCCGCTACGAGGCCCTCACCGTGTTGCGGCACCGCGCTGAGCAATAA
- a CDS encoding lipid-transfer protein, with translation MSQKPYVAGVGMIPFLKPGASGSYIEMGAHATRQALQDAGLDYDLVQQAYVGYVYGDSTCGQSALYEVGMSGVPVVNVNNNCSTGSTALYLARQAVESGAVECALALGFEQMQPGALGAVFTDRPACMGKHLDVSDQLTADAGAIGVPMTLRQFGGAGREHMQRYGTELSTFAAIRAKASRHAANNPLALFRKIVTTEDVMNDLVLWPGVMTRLMACPPTCGAAAAIICSEAFAKKHGLRTDVVILAQSMTTDRGVSFEPASMIQTVGFDMTQRAAREVYEKAGVGPQDILVAEMHDCFAQNELLTYESLGLCPVGGAEKFVLDGDNTYGGRVVTNPSGGLLSKGHPLGATGLAQCYELTHQLRGTADKRQVEGVNLALQHNLGLGGACVVTLYGRA, from the coding sequence ATGTCACAGAAACCGTATGTAGCCGGGGTTGGGATGATCCCGTTCCTGAAGCCTGGTGCCAGTGGGTCTTATATCGAGATGGGCGCGCACGCGACTCGCCAGGCGTTGCAAGACGCCGGCCTGGATTACGACCTGGTTCAGCAGGCCTATGTCGGTTACGTCTATGGCGACTCCACCTGCGGCCAGTCGGCGCTCTACGAAGTGGGCATGAGCGGCGTTCCTGTGGTCAACGTCAACAACAACTGCTCTACCGGTTCTACGGCCCTGTACCTGGCCCGTCAGGCCGTTGAAAGCGGGGCGGTCGAATGCGCCTTGGCGCTGGGTTTCGAGCAGATGCAACCCGGTGCCCTGGGGGCGGTGTTTACCGATCGGCCGGCCTGCATGGGCAAGCACCTGGATGTGTCGGATCAACTGACTGCCGACGCCGGTGCCATCGGGGTGCCGATGACGCTGCGTCAGTTCGGCGGCGCCGGGCGGGAGCACATGCAACGCTACGGCACGGAACTCAGTACCTTCGCCGCGATCCGCGCCAAGGCCAGCCGGCATGCGGCCAATAACCCACTGGCCCTGTTCCGCAAAATCGTCACCACCGAGGACGTGATGAACGATCTGGTGCTCTGGCCTGGCGTGATGACGCGCCTGATGGCGTGTCCGCCGACGTGTGGGGCGGCTGCCGCGATCATTTGCAGCGAAGCGTTCGCCAAGAAGCATGGCCTGCGCACCGATGTGGTGATTTTGGCACAGTCGATGACCACAGACCGTGGGGTTTCCTTCGAGCCGGCGTCGATGATTCAGACGGTCGGTTTCGACATGACTCAGCGTGCCGCTCGCGAGGTGTACGAGAAGGCGGGCGTCGGTCCGCAGGATATCCTAGTCGCCGAGATGCATGACTGCTTTGCCCAAAATGAACTGCTGACCTATGAATCCCTGGGGCTGTGCCCGGTCGGTGGCGCTGAGAAGTTCGTCCTCGACGGCGACAACACTTACGGCGGTCGTGTGGTGACCAACCCGTCCGGCGGCCTGCTCTCCAAGGGCCACCCGCTGGGTGCCACGGGCTTGGCTCAGTGCTACGAGCTGACCCATCAGTTGCGAGGCACCGCCGACAAACGTCAGGTCGAAGGCGTGAATCTCGCCCTGCAGCACAACCTCGGTCTGGGCGGCGCCTGCGTCGTCACGTTGTACGGCCGGGCCTGA